A genome region from Macaca fascicularis isolate 582-1 chromosome 3, T2T-MFA8v1.1 includes the following:
- the PHKG1 gene encoding phosphorylase b kinase gamma catalytic chain, skeletal muscle/heart isoform isoform X4, translating into MKRGELFDYLTEKVTLSEKETRKIMRALLEVICALHKLNIVHRDLKPENILLDDNMNIKLTDFGFSCQLEPGERLREVCGTPSYLAPEIIECSMNEDHPGYGKEVDMWSTGVIMYTLLAGSPPFWHRKQMLMLRMIMSGNYQFGSPEWDDYSDTVKDLVSRFLVVQPQNRYTAEEALAHPFFQQYVVEEVRHFSPRGKFKVIAVTVLASVRIYYQYRRVKPVTREIVIRDPYALRPLRRLIDAYAFRIYGHWVKKGQQQNRAALFENTPKAVLLSLAEEDY; encoded by the exons ATGAAGAGAGGGGAGCTCTTTGACTACCTCACTGAGAAGGTCACTTTGAGTGAGAAGGAAACCAG AAAGATCATGCGAGCTCTGCTGGAGGTGATCTGCGCCTTGCACAAACTCAACATTGTGCACCGGGACCTGAAGCCCGAGAACATCCTCTTGGATGACAACATGAACATCAAGCTCACAGATTTTGGCTTTTCCTGCCAGCTGGAGCCAGGAGAGAGGCTGCGAG AGGTCTGCGGGACCCCCAGTTACCTGGCCCCTGAGATTATTGAGTGCTCCATGAATGAGGACCACCCGGGCTATGGGAAGGAGGTGGACAT GTGGAGCACTGGCGTCATCATGTACACACTGCTGGCCGGCTCCCCGCCCTTCTGGCACCGGAAGCAGATGCTGATGCTGAGGATGATCATGAGCGGCAACTACCAGTTTGGCTCGCCCGAGTGGGATGATTACTCGGACACTGTGAAGGACCTG gtCTCCCGATTCTTGGTGGTGCAACCCCAGAACCGCTACACAGCGGAAGAGGCCTTGGCACACCCCTTCTTCCAGCAGTACGTGGTGGAGGAAGTGCGGCACTTCAGCCCTCGGGGGAAGTTCAAG GTGATCGCTGTCACTGTGCTGGCTTCAGTGCGGATCTACTACCAGTACCGCCGAGTGAAGCCGGTGACCCGGGAGATCGTCATCCGAGACCCCTACGCCCTCCGGCCTCTGCGCCGGCTCATCGACGCCTACGCTTTCCGAATCTATGGCCACTGGGTGAAGAAGGGGCAGCAGCAGAACCGGGCTGCCCTTTTCGAGAACACACCCAAGGCCGTGCTCCTCTCCCTGGCCGAGGAGGACTACTGA